In Acanthochromis polyacanthus isolate Apoly-LR-REF ecotype Palm Island chromosome 9, KAUST_Apoly_ChrSc, whole genome shotgun sequence, the DNA window TCCAGCATGacctttgctttgtgttttaactccttactaaattaaaaatataataataaaagacaCCAATTTATTATCAAACCCTATACATGTAGACGTCATGTATTTTAATATGCAAATCAAGTACAAGTAAATGAGCATGTATTAAAAGAGTATCAACATTTATAACTTCTTTACAACCAAAGATCGCTGCCGTTTTATTGCTCATCTCTCTGATACTGTGGGATTCATCTATGAACCCTGGAGTCATATTTGTCATGTGACACAATTCAGTTTTATAACGAAAAGAAGGTACGATTATTCAAACCAGTAAAGTTACCACACAGGAAGCAATGGTTTTGAAGCACACTTGCATCTTTATCCATCACTAATATAGCTTCAGCTGAGACAATACGTGCTCACAAGAATCACTAAATTTATCCAAAAGTTGGATCTCTTTAAATAGttgaacaaacatttttgaaaattcaTTCATCATATTGGAAAAAGGCTCGAAAGTTAATatgtttctttgaaataaattttactATTTGGTCTTTCTGAAGTGGTGCACTGTGTCCTTGATATTGTCCTTCACTGCTCCAGGCTCTGATGGCAGTCTGACCATCTGCGCCACTTGTTTGAAGGCCTCCTCGATTCCAAATCCAACAGTTGCGGAACAAGGCTGAACGAACCAGTCCCGCCCTGCGCAAATCTTTCTCATGTTGAATCGGTCCTTGAGGTCGGTGGCTGTCAGCGCGCCGTTCACGTCCTGTTTGTTGGCGAGCAGAACCAACGGTCGACCACGCAGCTGGATGCTCTTCAGGGTGTTCTCCAGCTCCTTGCGCGCCTCCTTCAGACGATCCCGGTCGGAGCTGTCCACGACGAACACGATCGCCGCGGTGTCCTGGTGGAACTTCTGCCAGTGTTCGCGCATCTTCCCCTGACCGCCGACGTCCCACACGGTTAAGGAGATGTTCTTCCCGTTCCTTCTCACGTCAATCATTTCCACATTGAAGCCGATGGTGGGGACGGTGCTGACGCTCATGTCGTGTTTCAGTTTGTAGAGCAGAGTGGATTTTCCAGCGTTGTCCAGACCCAGAAGGAGGACTCGGACTTCTGGTTGAGATGCACGATGTCCCATAGCGACGAAAAATAGAGGAAGTCTCACCTCAGGTGGCCCAGTCACATCTTTCACACAGCAAGCCACCTTCTCGGCACAGTGTTTGTTTAGTGCCTTGCCCGCGAGTTTAATAGATAAACCATTAGCTCCATGCTGACAGTAACGCAGTGTTGACCGATAAGGCTCCACATCAGGGGGCAAAGTTTGTGCCTGAGGCTCTCCCTTGTACAACACTTTTATTGCCACCATAAAGCTATTTGTCTATTTCATTCCACACTGAGGTGCACCTTTCTTATCATTCATGTAATCCTCAGATATTTCACTGACAAAAGAATACATTCTGCTATAATTCATGTATTTTAAGTACTGGATCTGAATGTTACTATCATTTACATGAAATAACATTTCttcaatcaattaaaaacaacgtgctatttcattttttaaaattattttgtgtTACTTAAGTCCATGGTACATTATGCAACAGATACAGATGAGATGACAGTGATAAGCTGGCAAGAAAATTGGATCACATATTCCATTAAGGCCGCAATAAATACGTATATGTGACAGTCAGTGCTTAAACAAGATGTACAGTAATGAACACCAGCCAAGAAATGTAGTTTCTCACTGAaccaaagacaacaaaattccTGGATGATTTTCACTTTTGCCCACAAACAGTCCTTGTACTca includes these proteins:
- the LOC110951741 gene encoding ADP-ribosylation factor-like protein 14; its protein translation is MVAIKVLYKGEPQAQTLPPDVEPYRSTLRYCQHGANGLSIKLAGKALNKHCAEKVACCVKDVTGPPEVRLPLFFVAMGHRASQPEVRVLLLGLDNAGKSTLLYKLKHDMSVSTVPTIGFNVEMIDVRRNGKNISLTVWDVGGQGKMREHWQKFHQDTAAIVFVVDSSDRDRLKEARKELENTLKSIQLRGRPLVLLANKQDVNGALTATDLKDRFNMRKICAGRDWFVQPCSATVGFGIEEAFKQVAQMVRLPSEPGAVKDNIKDTVHHFRKTK